The Geobacillus stearothermophilus ATCC 12980 genome contains a region encoding:
- the dnaK gene encoding molecular chaperone DnaK translates to MSKIIGIDLGTTNSCVAVLEGGEAKVIPNPEGNRTTPSVVAFKNGERLVGEVAKRQAITNPNTIISIKRHMGTDYKVEIEGKQYTPQEISAIILQYLKSYAEDYLGEPVTRAVITVPAYFNDAQRQATKDAGRIAGLEVERIINEPTAAALAYGLDKEEDQTILVYDLGGGTFDVSILELGDGVFEVKATAGDNHLGGDDFDQVIIDYLVNQFKQEHGIDLSKDKMALQRLKDAAEKAKKELSGVTQTQISLPFISANENGPLHLETTLTRAKFEELSAHLVERTMGPVRQALQDAGLTPADIDKVILVGGSTRIPAVQEAIKRELGKEPHKGVNPDEVVAIGAAIQGGVIAGEVKDVVLLDVTPLSLGIETMGGVFTKLIERNTTIPTSKSQVFTTAADNQTTVDIHVLQGERPMAADNKTLGRFQLTGIPPAPRGVPQIEVTFDIDANGIVHVRAKDLGTNKEQSITIKSSSGLSEEEIQRMIKEAEENAEADRKRKEAAELRNEADQLIFTTEKTLKEVEGKVSADEIKKAQEAKDALKAALEKNDIDDIRKKKDALQEAVQQLSIKLYEQAAKQAQDAGAQADAAKRDNVVDAEFEEVKDDK, encoded by the coding sequence ATGAGTAAAATTATCGGCATTGACTTAGGAACAACGAACTCTTGCGTCGCCGTGCTCGAAGGCGGCGAGGCGAAAGTCATCCCGAACCCGGAAGGAAACCGCACGACCCCATCGGTTGTGGCGTTCAAAAACGGGGAGCGCTTAGTGGGCGAAGTCGCCAAACGGCAGGCGATCACGAACCCGAACACGATCATCTCGATCAAGCGCCATATGGGCACGGACTACAAAGTGGAGATTGAAGGAAAGCAATATACGCCGCAAGAAATTTCAGCCATCATTTTGCAATATTTGAAATCGTACGCCGAAGACTACTTGGGCGAACCGGTGACGCGGGCGGTCATTACGGTGCCGGCCTATTTCAACGACGCGCAGCGCCAAGCGACGAAAGACGCCGGCCGCATCGCCGGGCTTGAAGTCGAGCGCATCATCAACGAGCCGACAGCAGCAGCGCTTGCTTACGGCCTCGACAAAGAAGAGGATCAAACGATTCTCGTCTATGACTTGGGCGGCGGAACGTTTGACGTTTCGATTTTGGAGCTTGGCGACGGCGTCTTTGAAGTGAAAGCGACCGCCGGCGACAACCATTTGGGCGGCGACGATTTCGACCAAGTGATCATCGATTATTTGGTCAATCAGTTCAAACAAGAGCACGGCATCGATTTGTCCAAAGACAAAATGGCGCTTCAGCGCTTGAAAGATGCGGCTGAAAAGGCGAAAAAAGAACTGTCGGGCGTGACGCAGACGCAAATTTCGCTGCCGTTTATCAGCGCCAATGAAAACGGTCCGCTTCACTTGGAAACGACGCTCACGCGGGCGAAGTTTGAAGAACTGTCCGCCCACCTCGTTGAACGGACGATGGGGCCGGTTCGCCAGGCGCTGCAAGATGCCGGCTTGACGCCTGCCGATATTGACAAAGTCATTTTGGTTGGCGGTTCGACCCGCATTCCAGCTGTCCAGGAAGCGATTAAGCGCGAGCTTGGCAAAGAGCCGCATAAAGGCGTCAATCCGGACGAAGTCGTGGCGATCGGCGCCGCGATCCAAGGCGGGGTCATTGCCGGCGAAGTGAAAGATGTCGTCTTGCTTGACGTCACACCGCTGTCGCTCGGCATTGAGACGATGGGCGGCGTATTTACGAAATTGATCGAGCGGAACACGACCATTCCGACAAGCAAGTCGCAAGTGTTCACAACAGCCGCCGACAACCAAACGACAGTAGACATTCATGTGCTGCAAGGGGAGCGTCCGATGGCGGCGGACAACAAAACGCTCGGCCGCTTCCAGCTGACTGGGATTCCGCCGGCGCCGCGCGGCGTGCCGCAAATTGAAGTGACGTTTGACATTGACGCCAACGGCATCGTCCATGTGCGCGCGAAAGACTTGGGGACGAACAAAGAACAGTCGATCACGATCAAATCGTCGTCCGGCCTGTCGGAAGAAGAAATCCAGCGCATGATCAAAGAGGCGGAAGAAAACGCCGAAGCCGACCGGAAGCGGAAAGAGGCTGCCGAACTGCGCAATGAAGCGGACCAGCTTATTTTCACGACAGAAAAAACGTTAAAAGAAGTCGAAGGAAAAGTGAGCGCCGATGAGATCAAGAAAGCGCAAGAGGCAAAAGATGCGTTGAAGGCGGCGCTTGAGAAAAACGACATCGATGACATCCGCAAGAAAAAAGACGCGCTGCAGGAAGCGGTGCAGCAGCTGTCGATCAAGCTGTATGAGCAAGCGGCGAAACAGGCGCAAGACGCTGGAGCGCAAGCCGACGCGGCCAAACGGGACAACGTTGTTGATGCGGAATTTGAGGAAGTGAAGGATGACAAATAA